ATCACCTCCTCGATGTCGGCCTTCACGGCGTCGAGGTCGAGTTTCTCGAACTCCTCGGCGTAGTCGAACTCCTCGCCCATCGGATCGGCCCGTCGAGCGTTCTGGTCGAGGATCTCCACGTTCAGCCGATTCGGCCACCAGTCCCGGTTGGACTTGCTCATGTTCGAGAAATAATTGCGTTAGACTGTTAAGGTTATCTAATTCGGTAACGAAGTATTCGCTGCGGCCCAAGCTATCTATCGGATCTGTAAACTTTCGTTAGGGAGGGGGTTCACGCCCCGTATTCGGTACGGACTGCCCCAATACAGACACGTGACATTTTCGAGGACGAAATCCCTGTAGAGTTCCTGACTGGACGTCTTTCGTGGCGATCGCGGGGTGACGATCCGGCGGACGTCGGTGCGAGCGGTCGCGATCGCGCTCGTGGTGTCGTCGGTGATGACGGCGGTGGCGAGGCCGTACTCCACGTCGTTGACGACGCGGACCATCTCGTCGTAGTCGTCCCAGCGGAACACGCCGATGACGGGGCCGAATGCCCCTCTCGAACGGCTTCGCCGTCGTAATCCAACCCCCGATGAGCGTCGGCTCGCCGTACCAACCGTCGGCGAGCGCCGCATCGGTGTCG
The window above is part of the Halomarina pelagica genome. Proteins encoded here:
- a CDS encoding aldehyde dehydrogenase family protein, giving the protein MFRWDDYDEMVRVVNDVEYGLATAVITDDTTSAIATARTDVRRIVTPRSPRKTSSQELYRDFVLENVTCLYWGSPYRIRGVNPLPNESLQIR